From Pyrenophora tritici-repentis strain M4 chromosome 1, whole genome shotgun sequence, the proteins below share one genomic window:
- a CDS encoding G-patch domain protein, which yields MTAPPANPPLDEEACEDKLPEDDPDISTKPFVQQRAFGRGLWKNPIQFVSSAPEVQPASTGTNGKTMAEKYLAIMFPNGEPKPEPDAYPRCGICGEPVKESDQRIHYLSPAHQAVLPRAPIPSAIDRTRMGLKYMEKHGYDVDARKGLGSSGQGMLFPLVPKEKRDKLGLGIDKKDHQKRRELGGASRADVREARLDAGKVRKLALVEKKRHNNLQKMFYGNDEVEKYLRQLGD from the coding sequence ATGACGGCGCCCCCTGCGAATCCACCTCTTGACGAGGAAGCATGCGAAGATAAGCTACCCGAAGACGACCCCGACATTTCCACCAAGCCGTTTGTCCAACAACGCGCTTTCGGTCGTGGTCTGTGGAAGAATCCCATCCAGTTCGTATCATCTGCGCCTGAGGTCCAGCCAGCCTCTACAGGGACAAACGGCAAGACCATGGCCGAAAAATATCTTGCCATCATGTTTCCCAACGGCGAGCCGAAACCCGAACCAGACGCCTACCCTCGATGCGGAATATGTGGCGAGCCTGTCAAAGAATCCGACCAGCGCATACATTACCTCAGCCCTGCACATCAAGCAGTCCTACCCCGAGCACCCATTCCCTCGGCCATCGACCGAACGAGAATGGGGCTGAAATACATGGAAAAGCATGGCTACGACGTAGATGCGCGCAAGGGTCTAGGCTCCAGCGGCCAGGGTATGCTATTCCCACTGGTACCGAAAGAGAAGCGGGACAAGTTGGGCTTGGGAATAGACAAGAAAGACCACCAAAAGAGGCGGGAATTAGGTGGCGCAAGCCGCGCAGACGTCAGAGAGGCTAGGCTCGATGCTGGTAAGGTCAGGAAACTGGCACTGGTTGAGAAGAAGAGACACAATAATCTGCAGAAGATGTTCTATGGAAACGATGAGGTGGAGAAGTACTTGAGGCAGTTGGGCGACTAA
- a CDS encoding FabG, Dehydrogenase with different specificities (related to short-chain alcohol dehydrogenase) — translation MPINILAQAFSEGLDSVPYGYTVVQVAVVFGVLYVLKWFFNGPSNGSERNMHSKVVMVTGGTAGIGAEVVRGLASRGAQIILLVRQPLVDPFLVDYIEDLRTQTGNELITAEHVDLESLHSIRQFATKWVDNAPPRRLDAIILCANTMTPPGGKATQTEDGLEATWGVNYVANFHLLSILSPAIRAQPPDRDVRIIFGTCPAYVGGKLPGIDAKSQKGASTEPGQLDFTPSTVYATSKLALMTFAVAFQKHLSNYARPDKKPMNARVIMVDPGWTRTPGMRRYLTFGSLWGLAMYLMTWPLWWVVLKSPDHGAQTFLYAAMEAQWGRGEGSYFLKECRRKLWTRKEIDDELLQKKLWESSEKTIEVLEKEGAKRRAFEKKQKEKAGGKTAAPEKATTNGQPKERK, via the exons ATGCCCATCAACATCCTCGCCCAGGCCTTTTCAGAGGGCCTCGACTCGGTTCCCTATGGCTACACTGTAGTACAGGTTGCAGTCGTCTTTGGTGTACTTTATGTGCTGAAATGGTTCTTCAATGGCCCGAGCAATGGCTCAGAGAGGAACATGCACTCAAAAGTCGTCATGGTTACG GGCGGTACAGCTGGTATAGGCGCTGAAGTGGTAAGGGGCCTGGCATCTCGCGGTGCTCAGATAATCCTCTTGGTCCGGCAACCACTCGTCGACCCCTTTCTCGTCGACTACATCGAAGACCTACGCACCCAGACAGGCAATGAGCTCATCACGGCCGAGCACGTCGATCTCGAATCGCTGCATTCGATACGCCAATTCGCAACCAAATGGGTTGACAATGCTCCGCCGCGCCGTCTCGATGCCATCATACTGTGTGCGAACACGATGACTCCCCCTGGCGGAAAAGCAACGCAGACCGAAGATGGACTAGAGGCAACTTGGGGTGTCAACTACGTCGCCAACTTCCATCTGCTGAGCATTCTCAGCCCTGCCATACGTGCGCAGCCTCCAGACCGAGACGTCCGAATTATCTTCGGCACATGTCCAGCATACGTAGGCGGAAAGCTGCCTGGCATCGATGCAAAGTCGCAGAAAGGGGCAAGCACGGAGCCGGGACAACTGGACTTCACGCCATCAACCGTATACGCTACTTCCAAGCTCGCCCTCATGACCTTTGCCGTTGCCTTTCAGAAACATCTCTCAAACTACGCTCGTCCGGACAAGAAACCAATGAACGCGCGCGTCATCATGGTGGACCCGGGCTGGACCCGCACCCCTGGTATGCGACGCTACCTTACCTTTGGCTCGCTCTGGGGACTCGCCATGTACCTCATGACATGGCCACTCTGGTGGGTTGTCCTCAAGAGCCCCGACCACGGCGCGCAGACCTTCCTCTACGCCGCCATGGAAGCACAATGGGGCAGAGGCGAGGGATCCTATTTCCTCAAAGAATGCAGACGAAAACTCTGGACTCGCAAGGAAATTGACGACGAGCTTCTACAAAAGAAGCTCTGGGAGAGCAGTGAGAAGACGATTGAGGTTCTCGAAAAGGAGGGCGCTAAACGCAGGGCGtttgagaagaagcagaaggagaaggccggTGGCAAGACTGCTGCGCCGGAGAAAGCGACGACTAATGGACAGCCCAAGGAACGGAAATAA
- a CDS encoding UbiH, 2-polyprenyl-6-methoxyphenol hydroxylase and related FAD-dependent oxidoreductase encodes MAVENYDIVIVGAGPVGLCLSTSLQRWGYKVKHIDNRSEPTATGRADGIQPRSLDLLRNMGLKRKIMEWEPAKVYEVAFWDPAQKGIQRTGTWASCPKFIDARYPFTTLLHQGMIERTFIGDIEANGGKIQRPWTIKGFKNDGVDKTYPVEVKLAHIDGTAEETVRAKYLFSGEGARSFVREQLGVNMIYKDPIAHVWGVMDGVVRTTFPDIKMKCTIHSDAGSIMIIPRENNLVRLYIQVASSTDKDWNPRKTVSAEEVQARAKEIFKPYTISWDRVEWYSVYPIGQGIAERYTLDERVFMGGDACHTHSPKAGQGMNTAFLDAVNLAWKIHHVESGWAPRTILSTYESERKQIAESLLDFDARYAKLFSARIPSAGEVAGASTKQGAEDNEFIKTFKESCEFTSGYGVAYPPNAINWGPQHPAQHPLILSYQKGTSQRTGRIMSPATVTRVVDANVVHLEQEIPFNGSYRVFVFGGNLSKTSAALQDLATHMSAPTSFFSAFLPEDLKTKDRYHERHNPHTNFLSFAFIFSAQRPEIHIDEQLPGLFARYADHVYADDVWDQRVPDAKAAAHAKMGLDEQTGGVVVVRPDGYVGVVVKLAEGKGTCEALDKWFSNATGKRLGGDERASL; translated from the exons ATGGCCGTCGAAAACTACGACATCGTCATTGTCGGCGCTGGACCTGTTGGTCTCTGTCTGTCGACAAGTCTGCAAAGATGGGGTTACAAAGTCAAGCACATCGACAACCGGTCGGAGCCTACAGCCACCGGCCGAGCGGATGGAATCCAACCGCGTTCATTGGACCTCCTGCGGAACATGGGTCTTAAGCGCAAGATTATGGAATGGGAGCCTGCTAAGGTGTACGAAGTTGCTTTTTGGGACCCTGCGCAAAAAGGCATCCAGCGAACCGGTACCTGGGCTAGCTGTCCCAAGTTTATCGACGCAAGATATCCTTTCACCACTCTGCTCCACCAGGGCATGATCGAGCGGACTTTCATTGGTGACATTGAGGCAAACGGAGGCAAGATTCAACGGCCGTGGACCATCAAGGGATTCAAGAACGATGGCGTGGACAAGACTTATCCCGTTGAGGTCAAGCTGGCGCACATTGATGGTACCGCAGAGGAGACAGTCCGAGCCAAGTACTTGTTCAGTGGAGAGGGCGCTCGGAGTTTTGTCAGGGAGCAACTAGGTGTCAACATGATTTACAAGGATCCTATCGCACACGTCTGGGGAGTTATGGATGGTGTTGTTCGAACCACCTTCCCTGACATCAAG ATGAAATGCACAATTCACTCTGACGCTGGATCAATCATGATCATTCCCCGCGAAAACAACCTGGTCCGTCTCTACATCCAAGTCGCCTCATCCACCGACAAGGACTGGAACCCACGCAAGACCGTCTCGGCCGAAGAAGTACAAGCGCGTGCTAAGGAGATCTTCAAGCCCTACACCATTTCTTGGGACAGGGTTGAATGGTACTCGGTCTACCCTATCGGTCAGGGTATCGCTGAGCGCTACACCCTCGATGAGCGCGTATTCATGGGCGGCGATGCATGCCACACGCACAGCCCCAAGGCCGGTCAGGGTATGAACACAGCATTCCTCGACGCAGTAAACCTTGCGTGGAAGATTCATCACGTGGAGAGTGGATGGGCACCACGAACAATTCTATCAACCTACGAGAGCGAACGCAAACAAATTGCAGAATCTCTCCTCGACTTCGATGCACGATATGCAAAGCTCTTCTCCGCACGGATACCCTCAGCTGGTGAAGTCGCCGGCGCATCAACAAAACAAGGAGCAGAAGACAACGAGTTCATCAAGACATTCAAAGAGAGCTGCGAGTTCACCAGCGGATACGGAGTCGCATACCCACCCAACGCTATCAACTGGGGTCCCCAGCACCCCGCCCAACACCCACTCATCCTCTCCTACCAGAAAGGCACAAGCCAACGTACCGGCCGCATCATGAGCCCGGCAACCGTCACCCGCGTCGTCGACGCAAACGTTGTCCACCTCGAGCAAGAGATCCCCTTCAACGGCTCCTACCGCGTCTTCGTCTTCGGTGGCAACCTCTCAAAGACATCCGCCGCCCTCCAAGACCTCGCAACACACATGTCAGCTCCTACATCATTCTTCAGTGCCTTCCTCCCCGAAGACCTAAAGACAAAGGACCGCTACCATGAACGTCACAACCCCCACACCAACTTCCTCTCTTTCGCCTTTATCTTCTCCGCCCAAAGACCAGAAATCCATATTGACGAACAATTACCCGGTCTGTTTGCCCGCTACGCCGATCACGTCTATGCAGACGATGTCTGGGATCAGCGCGTCCCTGATGCCAAGGCAGCAGCACACGCAAAGATGGGTCTTGATGAACAGACGGGTGGTGTGGTCGTTGTTAGACCGGATGGATATGTGGGTGTTGTTGTTAAGCTTGCCGAGGGCAAGGGTACATGTGAGGCGTTGGATAAGTGGTTTTCAAATGCAACGGGGAAGCGGTTAGGAGGTGATGAGAGGGCGAGTTTGTAG
- a CDS encoding CCCH-type Zn-finger protein (conserved protein, contains CCCH-type Zn-finger protein) translates to MAPKGKGEQPKVKKVAVDKTFGMKNKKGGAAQKQIAQIKATAASGGSPDEKRKAAEKLQREKEKLAAEQARKETAELFKPVQVQKVPFGTDPKTVLCQFFKKGNCEKGKKCKFSHDLAIERKTEKRSLYTDSRDKEKEEEEERRKKDNMDNWDEDKLRQVVLSKHGNPKTTTDKVCKYFIAAIEDQKYGWFWICPNGDKCMYKHSLPPGFVIKTKEQRAAEKALMANSPLNTLTLEDFLESERHKLTGKLTPVTPETFAKWKKERVDKKQAEEEAKKMKEATGRAMFEKGDWAQDSDADSDDDDSDEWNLETMRKETEAARARKEEERMAAQMGNMTVS, encoded by the exons ATGGCACCCAAAGGCAAGGGCGAGCAGCCCAAGGTGAAAAAGGTCGCCGTGGACAAGACTTTTGGTATGAAAAACAAAAAGGGAGGAGCCGCCCAGAAACAGATTGCGCAGATCAAGGCGACAGCTGCCTCGGGAGGGTCGCCCGATGAGAAGCGAAAGGCGGCGGAGAAGTTGCAGCGCGAGAAGGAGAAGTTGGCGGCAGAGCAAGCACGCAAGGAAACCGCCGAGCTCTTCAAGCCTGTACAGGTCCAGAAGGTGCCCTTTGGAACCGACCCCAAAACAGTACTATGTCAGTTCTTCAAGAAGGGCAACTGCGAAAAGGGCAAGAAGTGCAAGTTCAGCCACGACCTGGCTATCGAACGCAAGACGGAGAAGAGGAGTTTGTACACTGATAGCCGAGACAAagagaaggaagaggaagaagagcgACGGAAGAAAGACAACATGGACAACTGGGACGAAGACAAGCTGCGACAGGTCGTTCTCAGCAAGCACGGCAACCCCAAGACAACAACGGACAAGGTGTGCAAATACTTTATTGCCGCTATCGAGGACCAGAAGTATGGTTGGTTCTGGATATGTCCAAATGGAGACAAGTGCATGTACAAGCACTCTCTGCCGCCAGG GTTCGTTATCAAGACCAAGGAACAACGTGCCGCCGAAAAGGCGCTCATGGCCAACTCACCACTCAACACCCTCACTCTCGAAGACTTCCTTGAGTCTGAGCGTCACAAGCTTACCGGCAAACTCACACCCGTCACACCAGAAACCTTTGCAAAATGGAAGAAGGAGCGTGTCGACAAGAAACAAGCCGAGGAAGAGGCCAAGAAGATGAAGGAGGCCACGGGTAGGGCCATGTTCGAAAAGGGCGACTGGGCACAAGACAGTGATGCGGATAGTGATGACGATGATTCAGATGAGTGGAATTTGGAGACGATGCGAAAGGAGACCGAGGCGGCCAGGGCGCGGAAGGAGGAGGAACGCATGGCTGCTCAGATGGGAAACATGACAGTGTCTTGA
- a CDS encoding Ost4 domain containing protein: MITDSQLYSLAIFLGSAAMMLIVLYHFLEVNSEDHKVQEKPNSAAGKSKAKA, translated from the coding sequence ATGATTACCGACAGCCAACTCTACTCGCTCGCCATCTTCCTCGGAAGCGCTGCTATGATGCTCATCGTGCTATATCATTTCCTCGAGGTCAACTCGGAAGACCACAAGGTCCAGGAGAAACCCAATTCCGCAGCGGGCAAGTCAAAGGCCAAGGCATAA